From the Sphingomonas suaedae genome, one window contains:
- a CDS encoding RsmB/NOP family class I SAM-dependent RNA methyltransferase, whose amino-acid sequence MPRPSNHRTPSDPPGTPARRAALRLLDAVLRRGLAIEQALDGSTQGLAPSDRGLAHAIAAEVLRRLADLDDLIDSATRNRLPDDAKARFVLRIALVQALRLGTPPHAAISTALPLVDGGPRKLVHGVFGTLMRQNAVLTDPPALPGAVYARIAGNWGERVADAACAAIAAPPPLDLTLRGATPVAGESLLPGHVRIAAGTSIPEREGFAEGEWWVQDIAASLPARLIGARNGSGSGRALDLCAAPGGKTLQLAAAGWDVTAVDASESRLARLHENLERTGLSATVIAADLLKWAPDFEADAVLLDAPCSATGIFRRHPDVLHRVRPRLIAEMAELQGQLLPRAARWVRPGGLFVFATCSLEPEEGEAQIERFLTDHPEFAIDPVLPDELPEGLVAHPRGWLRTLPGMLAEQGGLDGFFMVRLMRVAGDS is encoded by the coding sequence ATGCCCCGGCCTTCCAACCACCGCACCCCGTCCGATCCCCCCGGCACCCCTGCACGCCGCGCCGCCTTGCGACTGCTCGACGCAGTCCTGCGCCGCGGTCTCGCCATCGAACAGGCGCTCGACGGTTCGACCCAGGGACTCGCCCCGTCCGATCGCGGCCTTGCCCATGCCATCGCCGCCGAAGTGCTCCGCCGCCTCGCCGACCTCGACGACCTGATCGACAGCGCGACGCGCAACCGCCTGCCCGACGATGCCAAGGCGCGCTTCGTGCTGCGCATCGCGCTGGTCCAGGCGTTGCGGCTCGGTACCCCGCCGCACGCCGCGATCTCGACCGCGCTGCCGCTGGTCGATGGCGGCCCGCGCAAGTTGGTCCATGGCGTGTTCGGCACGTTGATGCGCCAGAATGCGGTGCTGACCGATCCGCCAGCGCTCCCCGGCGCCGTCTATGCCCGGATCGCGGGCAATTGGGGCGAGCGTGTCGCCGACGCCGCCTGCGCCGCCATTGCTGCCCCGCCCCCGCTTGATCTGACCCTGCGCGGCGCAACCCCGGTCGCGGGCGAAAGCCTGCTCCCCGGTCATGTCCGTATTGCCGCGGGCACCAGCATCCCCGAGCGCGAAGGCTTTGCCGAGGGCGAATGGTGGGTACAGGACATCGCCGCCTCGCTTCCGGCCCGGCTGATCGGTGCCAGAAACGGAAGCGGGAGCGGCCGCGCGCTCGACCTGTGCGCGGCGCCGGGCGGAAAGACGCTCCAGCTGGCCGCCGCCGGATGGGATGTCACCGCAGTCGATGCCTCCGAAAGTCGTCTGGCGCGACTTCATGAGAATCTCGAACGCACCGGCCTCTCCGCCACCGTCATCGCCGCCGACCTGCTGAAATGGGCGCCGGACTTCGAGGCCGATGCCGTGCTGCTCGACGCACCGTGCAGCGCCACCGGTATCTTCCGCCGCCATCCCGACGTTCTCCACCGCGTCCGACCCCGCCTGATCGCCGAAATGGCCGAGCTACAGGGCCAGCTTCTCCCCCGCGCCGCGCGCTGGGTGCGGCCTGGCGGGCTGTTCGTCTTCGCCACCTGCTCGCTCGAACCGGAGGAGGGAGAGGCGCAGATCGAGCGGTTCCTGACCGACCACCCGGAGTTTGCGATCGACCCGGTGCTGCCCGACGAGCTGCCCGAGGGGCTGGTCGCCCACCCACGCGGCTGGCTGCGCACCCTGCCGGGTATGCTGGCGGAACAAGGCGGGCTGGACGGCTTTTTCATGGTGCGCCTGATGCGTGTTGCGGGCGATTCATGA
- the rpe gene encoding ribulose-phosphate 3-epimerase has product MNPVRIAPSILSADFAKLGEEVRAIDAAGADWIHIDVMDGHFVPNITIGPAVIKALRPHSAKPFDVHLMIAPVDPMLEAFAEAGADCLSVHPESGPHLHRTLQTIKALGKRAGVVLNPATPVDVVDHVMDLVDLILVMSVNPGFGGQKFIESQLAKISALRARIDTSGRSIDLEVDGGVDRTNAARVIAAGADALVAGTAAFKGGPSAYADNIQALRAG; this is encoded by the coding sequence ATGAACCCCGTGCGCATTGCCCCGTCCATCCTGTCCGCCGATTTCGCCAAATTGGGGGAGGAAGTGCGCGCGATCGACGCGGCGGGCGCCGACTGGATCCATATCGATGTGATGGACGGCCATTTCGTGCCCAACATCACCATCGGCCCGGCGGTGATCAAGGCGCTGCGCCCGCACAGCGCCAAGCCGTTCGACGTCCATCTGATGATCGCCCCGGTCGATCCGATGCTCGAAGCCTTTGCCGAGGCCGGCGCCGACTGCCTGTCGGTCCATCCCGAAAGCGGCCCGCACCTCCACCGCACGCTCCAGACGATCAAGGCATTGGGCAAGCGCGCGGGCGTGGTGCTCAATCCCGCGACCCCGGTCGATGTCGTCGATCACGTGATGGATCTGGTCGACCTGATCCTGGTGATGAGCGTCAACCCCGGCTTCGGCGGACAGAAGTTCATCGAAAGCCAGCTTGCCAAGATTTCCGCCCTGCGCGCGCGGATCGACACCAGCGGTCGCTCGATCGATCTCGAGGTGGATGGCGGCGTCGATCGCACCAATGCGGCGCGCGTCATCGCTGCCGGGGCCGACGCGCTGGTCGCCGGGACCGCGGCGTTCAAGGGCGGACCATCGGCCTATGCCGACAATATCCAGGCGTTGAGAGCCGGGTGA
- a CDS encoding heparinase II/III family protein: protein MSGGGDDDAADGLGADGIAHGKRLIRIGGDRGLSLADRISDRLFRMSWRTPIHSLRLRGRHPLKLIAVTDDPFMGDPARGNALLEGRLMFHGESHDVVTLNPAKPDWSAPFADYFHGFSWLRDLSTVATRQQAAPRAEALMRKWLGAHAGRVADPAWRADLWGRRIQFWTAHAPLILSSTDLVYRSTVLHALARGARHLDRAADRAPVGAPRIAAWCGVLTAGLMIPGGDPRRAFGEAGLARALASAISRDGGITGRSPLALLDAIQLLTLLRETYAARRLDTPHFVVETLDRMVAALLGVCHGDRGLASWQGGIPLSGDVIDQTIEATGARVRPLRQAHEWGYQRLAQQRTVVIMDAAPPPIARVMAGGCASTLAIEFSDGPERIVVSCGGARGADLRLPAALTEGLRTTAAHSTLIVRDSNSTAIHPDGTLGRGVVEMELSRTETETASRIDAAHDGYARRHGVIHRRTVALGTDGRDVRGEDSLLPAAKRGGKTGDVPFAIRFHLHPGVEASPTADHSGALLRTRSGAVWQFRARGASLAIEESVWIDGKGIPRETQQIVLTGEAPVGGGSVSWLFHRAR from the coding sequence GTGAGCGGGGGCGGCGATGACGATGCCGCCGACGGGCTGGGCGCTGACGGGATCGCGCATGGCAAGCGCCTGATCCGGATCGGTGGCGATCGTGGCCTCTCGCTCGCGGACCGCATCTCCGATCGCCTCTTTCGGATGAGCTGGCGCACTCCGATCCATTCGCTGCGGCTCCGTGGCCGCCATCCGCTTAAGCTGATCGCGGTTACCGACGATCCGTTCATGGGCGATCCCGCGCGCGGCAATGCGTTGCTCGAAGGGCGGCTGATGTTTCACGGCGAAAGCCATGACGTGGTGACGCTCAACCCGGCCAAGCCCGACTGGTCGGCCCCCTTTGCCGACTATTTCCATGGTTTCTCCTGGCTGCGCGACCTGTCGACCGTCGCCACCCGCCAGCAAGCGGCGCCCCGGGCCGAGGCGCTGATGCGCAAATGGCTGGGCGCACATGCGGGGCGCGTCGCCGATCCCGCCTGGCGCGCGGACCTGTGGGGGCGACGCATCCAGTTCTGGACCGCCCACGCACCGCTGATCCTGTCGAGCACGGACCTCGTCTATCGCTCAACCGTCCTCCACGCCCTCGCCCGGGGTGCGCGCCATCTCGACCGGGCGGCGGATCGCGCGCCGGTGGGTGCGCCCCGCATTGCCGCCTGGTGCGGCGTGCTGACCGCCGGGTTGATGATCCCCGGCGGCGATCCGCGCCGCGCATTCGGCGAAGCGGGGCTCGCCCGCGCGCTCGCCAGCGCGATCAGCCGCGACGGCGGCATCACCGGCCGCTCGCCGCTGGCGCTGCTCGACGCGATCCAGCTGCTGACGCTGCTGCGCGAAACCTATGCCGCACGGCGACTCGACACGCCCCACTTCGTGGTCGAAACGCTGGACCGGATGGTGGCCGCGCTGCTCGGCGTCTGTCATGGCGATCGCGGACTGGCGAGCTGGCAGGGCGGCATCCCGCTGTCCGGCGACGTGATCGACCAGACGATCGAGGCGACCGGAGCGCGCGTCCGCCCGCTGCGCCAGGCGCATGAATGGGGCTATCAGCGGCTCGCGCAACAGCGCACCGTCGTCATCATGGACGCCGCCCCGCCGCCAATCGCGCGGGTAATGGCGGGCGGCTGCGCCTCCACCCTCGCCATCGAATTTTCCGACGGGCCGGAGCGGATCGTGGTAAGTTGCGGCGGCGCGCGCGGCGCGGACCTGCGCCTGCCCGCGGCATTGACCGAGGGGCTTCGCACCACCGCCGCCCACTCGACGCTGATCGTGCGCGACAGCAACTCCACCGCAATCCACCCCGACGGCACATTGGGCCGTGGCGTGGTCGAGATGGAGCTGAGCCGCACCGAGACCGAGACGGCGAGCCGCATCGATGCCGCGCACGACGGCTATGCCCGCCGCCACGGCGTGATTCACCGCCGCACCGTCGCGCTCGGCACCGACGGACGCGACGTGCGCGGCGAGGACAGCCTGCTCCCTGCCGCCAAGCGCGGCGGCAAGACCGGCGACGTTCCCTTCGCGATCCGCTTCCACCTTCACCCCGGCGTGGAGGCATCGCCGACTGCGGATCATTCGGGCGCTTTGCTGCGCACCCGCTCCGGCGCGGTCTGGCAGTTCCGCGCGCGCGGCGCATCGCTGGCGATCGAGGAAAGCGTCTGGATCGACGGCAAGGGCATTCCACGTGAAACGCAACAGATCGTCCTGACCGGAGAGGCCCCCGTCGGCGGCGGGAGCGTCTCCTGGCTGTTCCACCGCGCGCGTTAG
- the purH gene encoding bifunctional phosphoribosylaminoimidazolecarboxamide formyltransferase/IMP cyclohydrolase, producing the protein MTSIPIRRALLSVSDKTGIVELGQALAAKGVELVSTGGTAKALRDAGLDVRDISDLTGFPEMMDGRVKTLHPVVHGGLLAVRDDAGHMASASEHAIGMIDLVVVNLYPFAQTVAKGADRDEIIENIDIGGPSMVRSAAKNHAYVAIVTDPVDYAIVAKGETTLDDRKRFAAKAYALTAQYDSTIASWFAFADQGERFPETLPLVFKRGEELRYGENPHQSAALYLPTGPAAPGIAQAEQLQGKELSYNNYNDADAALELVSEFRDGPPTVVIVKHANPCGVATAETLVDAYKAALACDSVSAFGGIIALNRPLDADTAQAITDIFTEVVVAPGASDEAKAIFATKKNLRLLICGELPNPARPGLMLKTIAGGALVQSRDSGRVTQDALKVVTQRAPTGQELADCLFAWTVAKHVKSNAIVYAKDGSTAGVGAGQMNRLESARIAAWKAKDAAEKAGWAEPRTIGSAVASDAFFPFADGLLAAVEAGATAVIQPGGSIRDEEVIAAADDAGLAMVFTGMRHFRH; encoded by the coding sequence ATGACCAGCATCCCCATTCGCCGCGCGCTCCTCTCGGTCTCGGACAAGACCGGCATCGTCGAACTTGGCCAAGCGCTTGCCGCCAAGGGCGTCGAACTCGTCTCGACCGGCGGAACTGCCAAGGCATTGCGCGACGCGGGGCTGGATGTGCGCGACATCTCCGACCTCACCGGCTTTCCGGAGATGATGGACGGCCGCGTCAAGACGCTGCACCCGGTGGTCCATGGCGGCCTGCTCGCGGTGCGCGACGATGCGGGGCATATGGCCTCCGCTAGCGAACACGCGATCGGCATGATCGATCTGGTCGTCGTCAACCTCTACCCCTTCGCCCAGACCGTCGCCAAGGGCGCCGACCGCGATGAGATCATCGAGAATATCGATATTGGCGGCCCGTCGATGGTCCGCTCGGCGGCGAAGAACCACGCCTATGTGGCGATCGTCACCGATCCGGTCGATTACGCGATCGTCGCCAAGGGCGAAACCACCCTAGACGACCGCAAGCGCTTCGCTGCCAAGGCCTATGCCCTGACCGCCCAATATGATTCGACCATCGCCAGCTGGTTCGCCTTTGCCGACCAGGGCGAGCGCTTCCCCGAAACGCTGCCGCTGGTGTTCAAGCGCGGCGAGGAGCTGCGCTATGGCGAGAACCCGCACCAGTCCGCCGCACTCTATCTGCCCACCGGTCCCGCCGCGCCGGGCATCGCCCAGGCCGAGCAGCTGCAGGGCAAGGAACTCTCCTACAACAACTATAACGACGCCGACGCCGCGCTCGAACTGGTCAGCGAATTCCGCGACGGCCCGCCGACCGTGGTGATCGTCAAGCACGCCAATCCGTGCGGCGTCGCCACCGCCGAGACGTTGGTCGATGCGTACAAGGCCGCGCTCGCCTGCGATTCGGTCTCGGCCTTCGGCGGGATCATCGCGCTCAACCGCCCGCTCGACGCCGACACCGCACAGGCGATCACCGATATCTTCACCGAAGTTGTCGTCGCCCCCGGCGCCAGCGACGAAGCGAAGGCGATCTTCGCGACCAAGAAGAACCTCCGCCTGCTGATCTGCGGCGAATTGCCCAACCCCGCGCGTCCCGGGCTGATGCTCAAGACGATCGCCGGCGGCGCGCTCGTCCAGTCGCGCGACAGCGGGCGGGTGACGCAGGACGCGCTCAAGGTGGTGACCCAGCGCGCGCCGACCGGGCAGGAGCTGGCCGACTGCCTGTTCGCCTGGACCGTAGCCAAGCACGTCAAGTCGAACGCGATCGTCTATGCCAAGGACGGCAGCACCGCCGGTGTCGGCGCGGGCCAGATGAACCGCCTCGAATCCGCCCGGATTGCCGCATGGAAAGCCAAGGACGCCGCTGAAAAGGCCGGCTGGGCCGAGCCGCGCACCATCGGCAGCGCAGTCGCGTCCGACGCCTTCTTCCCCTTCGCCGACGGGCTGCTCGCAGCGGTCGAGGCAGGCGCCACCGCGGTGATCCAGCCCGGCGGCTCGATCCGCGACGAAGAAGTCATCGCTGCCGCCGACGATGCGGGCCTGGCGATGGTCTTCACCGGAATGCGCCACTTCCGGCATTGA
- a CDS encoding lipopolysaccharide biosynthesis protein, translating to MKQNDDLNALAKGGRTNILGFALRLAARLPFLFIAGRLYGADTVGRFALAIVVVELAALLATLGLKRGLAQALASTDRPHAHVVWDGMVVAFIVSMMASAILFVFPELMFPNSGTTGLDRYLAVIVFAIAWSDVSLAALAYRHNVKATVTARAIVEPWTISIAAWGLYYVSARDGLIMAYVLSMAAALVASLIPFIRSYGLPHGWSPRVTPLLQLARRNVPLAGADAIEWGTRNIDRFILGLLFPPAIVGIYYMAQQVASLPQKLKTSFDPILGPVIARNLAAGNRVAIAHQVKQVGFWIITAQAALLLMGGIPAEGVMGVVGPQFVAGAGALCFLLAAEVLASPGAVAEAGLVYMARHRNLMVSILLLGFQAALSFALVFQMRALGWSVNVQAAGPAVALALTLALGSTIKCWMLSRLTKASVFSLRPGFVAAILVAGLVGWGFTRLPHELEWLELSVGVPAIFLVYFAVIGKWAFGPEDRQLFKKMPKSEPTLPDEKV from the coding sequence GTGAAGCAGAATGACGATCTGAACGCGCTCGCCAAGGGCGGGCGGACCAATATCCTCGGCTTTGCGCTGCGGCTGGCTGCACGGCTGCCCTTCCTGTTCATCGCCGGGCGCCTCTATGGCGCCGATACGGTCGGCCGGTTCGCGCTTGCGATCGTGGTGGTCGAACTGGCGGCGCTGCTTGCCACGCTTGGTCTCAAGCGGGGGCTGGCGCAGGCACTTGCCTCGACCGATCGGCCCCATGCGCATGTCGTGTGGGACGGGATGGTGGTTGCCTTCATCGTTTCGATGATGGCCAGCGCAATCCTGTTCGTCTTTCCCGAGCTGATGTTCCCCAACAGCGGCACCACCGGACTCGACCGCTATCTGGCGGTGATCGTGTTCGCGATCGCCTGGTCGGACGTCAGCCTCGCAGCGCTTGCCTATCGCCACAATGTGAAGGCGACCGTCACGGCGCGCGCGATCGTCGAGCCGTGGACGATCAGCATCGCCGCCTGGGGACTCTATTATGTCTCGGCCCGTGACGGACTCATCATGGCCTATGTGCTGTCGATGGCGGCGGCGCTGGTGGCGAGCCTGATCCCCTTCATCCGCAGCTATGGCCTGCCGCATGGCTGGTCGCCGCGGGTGACGCCATTGCTTCAATTGGCCCGACGCAACGTGCCGCTGGCGGGCGCGGACGCGATCGAATGGGGGACGCGCAATATCGACCGCTTCATCCTGGGGCTGCTGTTTCCGCCGGCGATCGTCGGCATCTATTATATGGCGCAACAGGTCGCCTCGCTCCCGCAAAAGCTCAAGACCAGCTTCGACCCGATCCTGGGGCCGGTGATCGCGCGCAACCTGGCCGCCGGCAATCGCGTCGCGATCGCGCATCAGGTCAAGCAGGTCGGCTTCTGGATCATCACCGCGCAGGCGGCGCTGCTGCTGATGGGCGGCATCCCGGCGGAGGGGGTGATGGGCGTGGTCGGGCCGCAATTCGTCGCGGGCGCGGGGGCGCTCTGCTTCCTGCTCGCGGCGGAGGTTCTGGCGTCACCCGGCGCGGTGGCGGAGGCGGGGCTGGTCTATATGGCGCGGCACCGCAACCTGATGGTGTCGATCCTGCTGCTCGGATTCCAGGCGGCGCTGAGCTTTGCGCTGGTGTTCCAGATGCGCGCGCTCGGGTGGAGCGTGAACGTGCAGGCGGCGGGACCGGCGGTCGCGCTGGCGCTGACGCTCGCGCTCGGCTCGACGATCAAATGCTGGATGCTGTCGCGCCTGACCAAGGCGTCGGTGTTCAGCCTGCGCCCCGGCTTCGTCGCGGCGATCCTGGTCGCGGGACTGGTCGGATGGGGGTTCACCCGGCTGCCGCACGAGCTGGAGTGGCTGGAACTGTCGGTCGGCGTTCCGGCGATCTTCCTCGTCTATTTCGCCGTGATCGGCAAATGGGCGTTCGGGCCGGAAGACCGCCAGCTGTTCAAGAAGATGCCGAAGAGCGAACCGACGCTGCCGGACGAGAAGGTTTGA
- a CDS encoding cation:proton antiporter — translation MTAVEASFAPLIDLYIPLLLGAGVLILMVAWLPLLLEKAPLSLPIICVGVGALLFSFDRFAPFALHPIEGPFLVEKAAELIVIVSLMGAGLKIDRALNWKNWRLCVRLLAIAMPLTILALTFLGQAVLGVGLATALLLAASLAPTDPVLASDVQIEAPESDSDDEARFALTSEAGLNDALAFPFVHLAIAVAAGGWAVSTLAAWALDAVVVRMTVGLALGWAGGWALGKIIYRLPGDTQLSRTGDGFVALGATLAIYAVTEIAHGYGFLAVFVAGLMLRRAARDNDFNARMHDFADETERLLMMALLVMFGGMLTAGGLFSMIGWAELGFALVALFVVRPLAGWIALAGCRLSPFERPVIAFFGIRGLGSVFYFAYGINHGQFEEPVRLWGALGVVILISILFHGITATPAMRLVERGRVKAA, via the coding sequence TTGACCGCGGTCGAAGCCAGCTTCGCACCGCTGATCGACCTGTATATTCCGCTGCTGCTGGGCGCGGGCGTCCTGATCCTGATGGTCGCCTGGTTGCCGCTGCTGCTCGAAAAGGCGCCCTTGTCGCTGCCGATCATCTGTGTCGGGGTTGGGGCGCTGCTGTTCTCGTTCGACCGGTTCGCCCCATTTGCGCTGCACCCGATCGAGGGGCCGTTTCTGGTCGAAAAGGCCGCCGAACTGATCGTTATCGTCTCGCTGATGGGGGCGGGGCTGAAGATCGACCGCGCGCTCAACTGGAAGAATTGGCGGCTGTGCGTGCGACTGCTCGCCATCGCGATGCCGCTGACGATCCTGGCGCTGACCTTTCTGGGTCAGGCGGTGCTGGGCGTAGGCCTCGCGACGGCGCTGCTGCTCGCCGCCTCGCTCGCACCGACCGATCCGGTTCTGGCGTCCGATGTCCAGATCGAAGCGCCCGAATCGGACAGCGATGACGAGGCGCGGTTCGCGCTGACCTCCGAAGCCGGACTCAACGACGCGCTGGCCTTTCCCTTCGTGCATCTCGCGATCGCGGTGGCGGCCGGAGGCTGGGCGGTGTCGACTCTCGCCGCATGGGCGCTGGATGCGGTCGTGGTCCGCATGACGGTGGGGCTGGCGCTGGGCTGGGCGGGCGGCTGGGCGCTCGGCAAGATCATCTATCGCCTGCCCGGCGACACCCAGCTGTCGCGCACCGGCGACGGATTCGTCGCGCTGGGCGCCACGCTCGCCATCTATGCGGTGACCGAGATTGCCCATGGCTACGGGTTTCTCGCCGTGTTCGTCGCGGGGCTGATGCTGCGCCGGGCTGCGCGCGACAACGACTTCAACGCGCGGATGCACGATTTTGCCGACGAGACCGAACGGCTGCTGATGATGGCGCTGCTGGTCATGTTCGGCGGTATGCTGACCGCTGGCGGGCTGTTCTCGATGATCGGCTGGGCGGAGCTGGGCTTTGCGCTGGTCGCGCTCTTTGTCGTGCGGCCGCTGGCGGGGTGGATCGCACTTGCCGGATGCCGCCTCTCGCCCTTCGAACGGCCGGTGATCGCTTTCTTCGGCATTCGCGGGCTGGGATCGGTCTTTTATTTCGCCTACGGGATCAATCATGGCCAGTTTGAGGAGCCAGTGCGCCTGTGGGGGGCGCTCGGCGTGGTGATCCTGATCTCGATCCTGTTCCACGGGATCACCGCCACCCCGGCGATGCGGCTGGTCGAGCGCGGGCGGGTGAAGGCCGCGTGA
- the polA gene encoding DNA polymerase I, translating into MPHLYLVDGSSFIFRAYHVLPKLTNKHGEPAGAVYGYVSMLWKLADDLHKADGPTHLAVILDKSEHTFRNELYDQYKAHRPPAPEDLVPQFPMIRDATRAFSLPCIEELGWEADDLIASYAKAALAQGWQVTIVSSDKDLMQLLTEPGIDMLDTMKDRRMGPDTVVEKFGVGPDKLGEVLALMGDSVDNVPGVPGVGPKTAAKLILEHGDVEAVLAAAPMMKPGKLRDNLIEHADMARLSRKLVELACDVPLPDPLDSMELNGIPEAPLRAFLEHHGFKSLLARLGQVADAPVERVEVPGLEPDPPCDHDAYETVTDEAALDRWITVARHQGWVAIDTETTGTDAHRAELVGVSMALHPNLACYIPVAHGGTDMFAEKPVQLDRATVIAKLKPLLEDPSVLKIGHNLKYDLIILGRLGIDVAPYDDTIVMSFDLDAGLHGHGMDELAATHLSHSCIAYKDVTGSGKKQIGFAEVDLKAATRYAAEDADVTLRLWRRLRPRLAYEGATRVYEMVDRPLVAVIAGMERAGIKVDATVLARLSDEFSKQIASLEAEIHGIAGFKFTIGSPKQLGDVLFDKMGIKGGRKGKSGVYSTDVNELERIAADKDSPGREMVVKVLDWRQLSKLKSTYTDALQAQINPETGRVHTSYSLTGAQTGRLSSTDPNLQNIPIRTETGRQIRDAFVAEPGNVILSADYSQIELRLAAHIADVPALREAFEAGEDIHNRTATELFGEVNRDTRGRAKTINFAILYGISRWGLAGRLDVTPDEAQAMIDRYFERFPGISRYIADTLTSAKETGYTTTLFGRKTHFPRIKAPNQNERAGSERAAINAPIQGTSADIIKRAMIRMGPALADAGLHDVRMLLQVHDELVFELPQGDVEAASAVIRRVMETAAQPAVTLTVPLGVEIGVGPSWGAAH; encoded by the coding sequence ATGCCCCATCTCTATCTTGTCGACGGCTCGAGCTTTATCTTTCGCGCCTATCATGTGCTTCCCAAGCTGACGAACAAGCATGGGGAGCCCGCGGGCGCGGTCTATGGCTATGTGTCGATGCTGTGGAAGCTGGCCGACGATCTGCACAAGGCGGATGGGCCGACGCACCTTGCGGTGATCCTCGACAAGAGCGAGCATACGTTCCGCAACGAGCTGTACGACCAGTATAAGGCGCACCGCCCGCCCGCGCCCGAGGATCTGGTGCCGCAATTCCCGATGATCCGCGACGCCACCCGCGCGTTCAGCCTGCCCTGTATCGAGGAGCTGGGCTGGGAGGCGGACGACCTGATCGCCAGCTATGCCAAGGCGGCGCTGGCGCAGGGATGGCAGGTGACGATCGTCAGTTCCGACAAGGATCTGATGCAGCTGCTGACCGAACCGGGCATCGACATGCTCGACACGATGAAGGACCGGCGCATGGGTCCCGATACGGTGGTCGAGAAATTCGGGGTCGGGCCGGACAAATTGGGCGAGGTGCTGGCGCTGATGGGCGACAGCGTCGACAATGTCCCGGGTGTGCCGGGGGTGGGGCCGAAGACTGCGGCCAAGCTGATTCTGGAGCATGGCGATGTCGAGGCAGTGCTGGCCGCCGCGCCAATGATGAAGCCGGGCAAGCTGCGCGACAATCTGATCGAACATGCCGATATGGCGCGGCTGTCGCGCAAGCTGGTCGAACTCGCCTGCGACGTGCCGCTGCCCGACCCGCTCGATTCGATGGAGCTGAACGGGATTCCGGAGGCGCCGCTGCGCGCATTTCTGGAGCATCACGGGTTCAAGTCGCTGCTCGCCCGGCTGGGACAGGTGGCGGATGCGCCGGTCGAACGCGTCGAGGTTCCCGGGCTGGAGCCCGATCCGCCCTGCGACCATGATGCCTATGAGACCGTAACCGACGAAGCGGCGCTGGATCGCTGGATCACGGTCGCGCGGCACCAGGGCTGGGTGGCGATTGATACCGAGACGACCGGCACCGATGCGCATCGCGCCGAGCTGGTCGGGGTCAGCATGGCGCTGCACCCCAACCTCGCCTGTTACATCCCCGTCGCGCATGGCGGGACCGACATGTTCGCCGAAAAACCGGTGCAGCTCGACCGCGCCACCGTGATCGCGAAGCTCAAGCCGCTGCTCGAGGACCCCTCGGTGCTCAAGATCGGCCACAACCTCAAATATGATCTGATCATTCTGGGGCGGCTGGGAATCGACGTCGCGCCCTATGACGACACGATCGTGATGAGCTTCGATCTCGATGCCGGGCTGCACGGCCATGGCATGGACGAGCTGGCGGCGACGCATCTGTCGCACAGCTGCATCGCGTACAAGGATGTGACCGGGAGCGGGAAGAAGCAGATCGGGTTCGCCGAAGTCGATCTGAAGGCGGCGACCCGCTACGCCGCCGAGGATGCCGACGTCACGCTGCGGCTGTGGCGGCGGCTGAGGCCGCGGCTTGCCTATGAAGGCGCGACGCGGGTCTATGAGATGGTGGACCGGCCGCTGGTCGCGGTGATCGCCGGGATGGAGCGCGCGGGGATCAAGGTCGATGCCACCGTACTTGCCCGTCTGTCGGATGAATTTTCGAAGCAGATTGCGAGCCTGGAGGCGGAGATTCACGGCATCGCCGGGTTCAAATTCACCATCGGCAGCCCGAAGCAATTGGGCGATGTGCTGTTCGACAAGATGGGGATCAAGGGCGGGCGCAAGGGCAAGAGCGGCGTCTATTCGACCGACGTCAACGAGCTGGAGCGGATCGCGGCGGACAAGGATTCGCCGGGACGCGAGATGGTGGTGAAGGTGCTCGACTGGCGGCAGCTTTCAAAGCTCAAATCCACCTATACCGACGCGCTTCAGGCGCAGATCAACCCGGAGACGGGGCGGGTGCATACCAGCTACAGCCTCACCGGCGCGCAGACCGGGCGGCTGTCGTCGACCGACCCGAACCTCCAGAACATCCCGATCCGTACCGAGACGGGGCGCCAGATCCGCGATGCATTCGTCGCCGAGCCGGGCAATGTCATCCTGTCCGCCGACTATTCGCAGATCGAACTGCGCCTCGCCGCGCATATCGCCGACGTGCCCGCTCTGCGGGAAGCGTTCGAGGCGGGGGAGGACATCCACAACCGCACCGCGACCGAACTGTTCGGCGAGGTCAATCGCGACACGCGCGGACGGGCGAAGACGATCAACTTCGCGATCCTCTATGGCATCTCGCGTTGGGGACTGGCGGGCCGGCTCGACGTGACGCCCGACGAGGCACAGGCGATGATCGACCGCTATTTCGAACGCTTCCCGGGGATCAGCCGCTATATCGCCGACACGCTGACCAGCGCCAAGGAAACGGGCTACACGACCACATTGTTCGGACGGAAGACACATTTTCCGCGGATCAAGGCGCCCAACCAGAATGAGCGTGCGGGCAGCGAGCGTGCGGCGATCAACGCGCCGATCCAGGGCACCAGCGCCGACATTATCAAGCGCGCGATGATCCGCATGGGCCCCGCGCTGGCCGACGCCGGCCTGCATGACGTCAGGATGCTGCTGCAGGTGCATGACGAACTGGTGTTCGAACTGCCCCAGGGCGATGTCGAGGCTGCGTCGGCGGTGATCCGCCGGGTGATGGAAACCGCAGCGCAACCGGCGGTGACGCTCACGGTGCCGCTGGGGGTCGAAATCGGCGTCGGGCCGAGCTGGGGCGCGGCGCATTGA